TTCCGGTCAACACGTTCAATATATCGCTGAACCGGTGAAAAAGGTAATCGAGAACCTCGGTCTATCCATCCATCCTGGTGATGAGATCAACGAAAACCAATTAGCAACTATCACTGATTATATGGCTGATGTCATCTACTCTTTGGTTTCTGGGACCCTTACTCCAGATGAACCATTATTGCTCGGTAAACTCCTAGAGCTTGAACAGCCTGTAGATGTCATCATGTTCTCAGGTGGTGTATCTGAATGCATTTATCATTCAGAGCACTGTAAAGGTAACGGGCTATATAACGATATAGGCGTACTGCTCGCACAATCACTCTCTCAGCATGACAAACTGCAGACACTGGAATGGATGGAACCATCTGAAACCGTAAGAGCAACAGTATTAGGAGCTGGTACACAAACGACAGAAATCAGCGGTGCGACGATACAAGTGGAGTCTGATCAGCTTCCTTTACTCAGCCTGCCTGTTTATACGGTTGAGTTTGATGGAGAATACAGTAACGTTCTTGAACGCTTCCCTCAGCTTATAGAAGATGCGATAGAATTGTTTGATCCTAATCAAGAAGGCGTGAATTTTGCTCTATATCTATCTAATATTCCCCTTCTCGGATTCAAGGATATGGAAAGATTAGCAGACTGCCTTGTGAAAGCGGATTCACAAAAAGAAGGACAGCATCCCCTTATCGTCATATTAGAAAGAGATCTCGCCAAATCACTGGGACAGATGATTAAAGCGCGCCATCCCAGTCAACAGTCCATCTGCATCGATCAAATTAAAGTCGAGCATGGAGATTATTTAGACATTGGAAGGATGCTGGATTCAGGCGTCGTCCCTGTCATTATCAAAACTTTAACATTTCACTAAAGTTAGGGGGTATGACTTTGAAACTATTGACAAGCCATCTCGGTAAAACCTATCAATTTTCATCATTACGGCTGCTTATGGCCAAGGCCAATGAAGAAAAGTCGGGCGACCGTTTAGCAGGAATTGTTGCAGAAAGTGTCCAGGAGCGAATTGCAGCAAAAGAAGTGTTAAGTGAACTTCTATTAAAAGACATTAGAGATCACCCGCTTCTCTCACCAGAAGAAGATGAAGTATCAAGGATTATTGAAAGCAATGTCAACGAGAGGATCTATTCTACGATTAAAAATTGGTCCGTCTCAGAATTAAGAGAGTACATTTTATCGAGTGAGACAACAGGCGAAGATTTGAAACGGCTGAGCCGGGGCTTAAACAGTGAAATGATCGCAGCCGTTACAAAAATTATGTCCAATCTTGATTTAGTATTTGCAGCTAATAAATTAGAAGTTTTAACAAAATGCAATATTACGATTGGCCATAAAGGAACACTGGCCTCACGGCTGCAGCCGAATCATCCGACAGACCGGGTAGAAGGCATGATCGCTTCATTAAAAGAGGGTTTATCTTACGGTATTGGTGATGCGGTTATCGGAATCAATCCGGTGGAAGAATCGGTGGAAAGCGTAAAACGACTGCTGCATGCGACTCATGAGTTTATCGAAGAATGGAAGATTCCTTCTCAAAACTGTGTGCTTGGTCATGTAACGGCACAGATGAAAGCTATCGAGCAAGGAGCTCCGGCCGATATGATTTTTCAAAGTATCGCTGGTACTGAAAAAGCCAATAACTCATTCGGGATTGATGCTGCAATCCTTGAAGAAGCCAATCAGCTCTCCAAAATAAAAGGGACCGGTACAGGCCCCCAGCGATTATATTTTGAAACGGGGCAGGGATCTGAACTGTCTGCCGAAGCTCATCATGATATCGATCAGCTGACCCTTGAATCAAGAAATTATGGGTTTGCCCGTCATTATGATCCATTTATCGTCAACACAGTCGTAGGATTTATTGGACCTGAGTATTTGTACAACACGAAACAAGTTATACGCGCAGGTCTTGAAGATCACTTCATGGGGAAAATGCACCTGATCCCGATGGGCGTCGATATTTGTTATACGAACCATATGAAAGCTGACCAAAATGATATGGAAGATCTCGGTGTTCTGTTATCAACTGCTGGTGTCAATTTCATCATCGCAACTCCAATGGGAGATGATTGTATGCTCAATTATCAGTCTATGAGCTACCACGATATTGCTACCTTAAGAGAAACCTTCGGGAAGAGAGCATCCCCTGAATTTGAGAAATGGCTAGAGCAGATGGGGATCGTAGAAAATGGAAGATTGACCGCCCGTGCTGGAAATCCCACTATTTTTAATCAATAGGAGGTGACATACATGGATAAGCAAATGATTGAAGAAATTACTAATCTCGTAATGGAAAGTTTAAGCGATGAGAATACATCAAAAAAAGAAGAACAGAGGCCAATTAAAATATGGAGACATAACTCGAAAGAAAAACGAGTAGAGCAAGCCAACGGGGTCTTTAAAGACCAGCCGGATGTTTCAGGGAAAGTGAAAATATCCAACTTTATTCGTCCATCGCCTGCTGAGAAAAAAAAAGTTCAAAAGAAGGGCGAGTCTCAAGAAAAGGCTCCTCCATCTGAAGAGGACTTGAAAGATTTAACTAGTCAGACCCCCGCAAGAATTGGAGTAGGAAGAGCGGGTGTTCGTCCAAAAACAAATACGTGGCTGCAGTTTCGTTATGACCATGCAGCGGCTGTAGATGCAGTATTCGGT
This window of the Halobacillus sp. Marseille-Q1614 genome carries:
- a CDS encoding ethanolamine ammonia-lyase reactivating factor EutA, with translation MHQRKTENILSAGIDIGTSTTKLIISRLSLRNTAGSTHMPRIEITEKEIIYKSPIFRTPLLTGTEINMEEVEKLVRDQYEEAGIRPEDIQTGAVIITGETATKSNAQEMINQLSEHAGDFLVATAGPDLESIIAAKGSGAYDFSKRSSKTIANIDIGGGTANIAIYRNAKLLGTCTLHIGGKLIEFSGQHVQYIAEPVKKVIENLGLSIHPGDEINENQLATITDYMADVIYSLVSGTLTPDEPLLLGKLLELEQPVDVIMFSGGVSECIYHSEHCKGNGLYNDIGVLLAQSLSQHDKLQTLEWMEPSETVRATVLGAGTQTTEISGATIQVESDQLPLLSLPVYTVEFDGEYSNVLERFPQLIEDAIELFDPNQEGVNFALYLSNIPLLGFKDMERLADCLVKADSQKEGQHPLIVILERDLAKSLGQMIKARHPSQQSICIDQIKVEHGDYLDIGRMLDSGVVPVIIKTLTFH
- a CDS encoding ethanolamine ammonia-lyase subunit EutB, which translates into the protein MKLLTSHLGKTYQFSSLRLLMAKANEEKSGDRLAGIVAESVQERIAAKEVLSELLLKDIRDHPLLSPEEDEVSRIIESNVNERIYSTIKNWSVSELREYILSSETTGEDLKRLSRGLNSEMIAAVTKIMSNLDLVFAANKLEVLTKCNITIGHKGTLASRLQPNHPTDRVEGMIASLKEGLSYGIGDAVIGINPVEESVESVKRLLHATHEFIEEWKIPSQNCVLGHVTAQMKAIEQGAPADMIFQSIAGTEKANNSFGIDAAILEEANQLSKIKGTGTGPQRLYFETGQGSELSAEAHHDIDQLTLESRNYGFARHYDPFIVNTVVGFIGPEYLYNTKQVIRAGLEDHFMGKMHLIPMGVDICYTNHMKADQNDMEDLGVLLSTAGVNFIIATPMGDDCMLNYQSMSYHDIATLRETFGKRASPEFEKWLEQMGIVENGRLTARAGNPTIFNQ